The following are encoded together in the Drosophila takahashii strain IR98-3 E-12201 chromosome X, DtakHiC1v2, whole genome shotgun sequence genome:
- the Polr3I gene encoding DNA-directed RNA polymerase III subunit RPC9: METINPTFSYLTNLEVMQILQKIKSTKKKFGMRNLATVTYEALQYLEESPCKTQTRESIVGYVKDLSSYRLKSHEILQMINDPPTSALHTQLLIDDNKAPLTDEENEKIIQLSYKHFHGGETKETPAEKPAEASAKSTGKQSGKRAAQAKSNPAPPTESPKESAESSQAIQINNPEDHV, from the exons ATGGAAAC GATCAACCCCACATTCTCGTACCTCACCAATCTGGAGGTGATGCAGATTCTGCAGAAGATCAAGAGCACCAAAAAGAAGTTCGGCATGCGGAACTTGGCCACAGTTACCTACGAG GCACTGCAATATCTGGAGGAGTCGCCCTGCAAGACGCAGACGCGCGAGAGCATCGTGGGCTACGTGAAGGACCTCTCCTCCTATCGCCTGAAGTCCCATGAGATTCTGCAGATGATCAACGATCCGCCGACAAGTGCTCTTCACACGCAGCTG CTCATCGACGACAACAAGGCCCCGCTGACCGACGAGGAGAACGAGAAGATCATCCAGCTGAGCTACAAGCACTTCCACGGCGGAGAAACCAAGGAGACGCCCGCCGAAAAGCCAGCGGAGGCATCTGCCAAGTCGACTGGCAAGCAGTCCGGGAAGCGGGCTGCCCAGGCCAAGAGTAATCCAGCTCCTCCAACGGAATCCCCAAAGGAATCAGCCGAATCCAGTCAAGCAATCCAAATAAATAACCCAGAAGATCACGTTTAA
- the LOC108062314 gene encoding uncharacterized protein, with translation MSHHMPRRTSEFRGTVLEDRGTADKRQTRATKRSTAALITPSSGQVNPRRRSAIPQPQPMNLERDRFTQMGVTPKRGLHHHRTAPSTAERPVAPHSDKKWVAERAQQILEYLQDANPAALSISELYNRPGGLRHMTIKQFVSILNFLFQHIWRNRVTVGQNHVEDITSAMQKLQYPYQVNKSWLVSPTTSHSFGHVILLLDFLLDFASSEEPGFPFMETSDQPSVHGESSQLQAIQLEEEVNALLFAEASKCFLFWDQELLEEQLRLQAETGDQVVSKKCDLPDRQALDRVIEELQKKLQVLEGSNDGNKLEQLIEEQEQLVRQLSECQAEVEQQRNLDKRLAEQAEEQQAHLRQQAKYELRLEQAVSSQKYSAQQLKALQIKAADLENYSQAYERQVKEVSELELHQQVMLSRAKQRQLDCVEGFNSHVRHLSMDPLIGNLMKAKQLDLSLPLNPQPEDIDERMQCLQLLGHLLQQQRQQNLERRQLFSQQVDQLKSPRIELEAEIGSLESQMLAHKQRLAKLEAGQRSRRDMAMQHQRQLLEDQTDQLGRVEQLEQRKQQAAEQLQASVQRNEDLLTAGELHQEEDHQARNASLDNCELKLAGAEEELQALQTKLTVSQAKLEVAEQREKSLQLASFEPVLQAIKQFQSSRGPKEDR, from the exons ATGTCGCACCACATGCCCCGTCGCACCAGCGAGTTCCGCGGCACTGTGCTGGAGGATCGCGGCACCGCCGACAAGCGGCAGACCAG GGCCACCAAGCGCAGCACAGCGGCGCTCATCACTCCCTCCTCCGGCCAGGTGAATCCCCGCAG ACGCTCGGCCATCCCGCAGCCGCAGCCGATGAACCTGGAGCGGGATCGCTTCACCCAGATGGGCGTGACGCCCAAGCGCGgcctccaccaccaccgcaCGGCGCCCTCGACGGCGGAACGCCCGGTTGCCCCGCATTCGGACAAAAAGTGGGTGGCGGAGCGGGCCCAGCAGATCCTGGAGTATCTGCAGGACGCCAATCCGGCCGCGCTGAGCATCTCGGAGCTGTACAATCGGCCCGGCGGTCTGCGGCACATGACCATCAAGCAGTTTGTGTCGATCCTGAACTTTCTGTTCCAGCACATCTGGCGGAATCGGGTGACCGTGGGCCAGAATCACGTCGAGGACATCACGAGCGCCATGCAGAAGCTGCAGTATCCCTACCAG GTCAACAAATCCTGGCTGGTGTCGCCCACCACTTCGCATTCCTTTGGCCACGTCATCCTGCTGCTGGACTTTCTCCTCGACTTTGCCTCCTCGGAGGAGCCCGGGTTCCCCTTCATGGAGACCAGCGATCAGCCCAGCGTGCACGGCGAATCCTCGCAGCTGCAGGCCATccagctggaggaggaggtcaATGCGCTGCTCTTCGCCGAGGCCAGCAAATGCTTCCTCTTCTGGGACCAGGAGCTGCTCGAGGAGCAGCTCAGGCTGCAGGCGGAGACGGGGGATCAGGTGGTGAGCAAGAAGTGCGATTTGCCGGATCGCCAGGCGCTGGATCGGGTGATTGAGGAGCTGCAAAAGAAGCTACAAGTCCTGGAGGGTAGTAACGATGGAAATAAGCTGGAGCAGCTGatcgaggagcaggagcagctcgTCCGGCAGCTCAGCGAATGCCAGGCGGAGGTGGAGCAGCAGCGAAACCTCGACAAACGGCTGGCCGAACaggcggaggagcagcaggcgcATCTCCGCCAGCAGGCCAAGTACGAGCTGCGATTGGAGCAGGCGGTCTCCAGCCAAAAGTACTCCGCCCAGCAGCTAAAAGCGCTGCAGATAAAAGCCGCCGACTTGGAGAACTATTCGCAGGCCTACGAGCGGCAGGTGAAGGAGGTTTCCGAGCTGGAGCTCCACCAGCAGGTGATGCTATCCCGCGCCAAGCAAAGGCAGCTCGACTGCGTGGAGGGTTTTAACTCGCATGTGCGGCATCTGAGCATGGATCCCTTGATCGGCAACCTGATGAAGGCCAAGCAGTTGGACCTCTCGCTGCCGCTCAATCCGCAGCCGGAGGACATCGACGAGCGGATGCAGTGCCTCCAGCTGCTGGGCCatctgctgcagcagcagcgacagcagAATCTGGAGCGGCGGCAGTTGTTCAGTCAGCAGGTGGATCAGTTGAAGAGCCCGCGCATCGAATTGGAGGCGGAAATCGGCAGCTTGGAGTCACAAATGCTGGCGCACAAGCAGCGGCTGGCCAAATTGGAGGCGGGCCAGCGCAGCAGGCGCGACATGGCCATGCAGCACCAGCGGCAGCTGCTCGAGGATCAGACCGATCAGCTCGGCCGAGTGGAGCAGTTGGAGCAGCGGAAACAGCAGGCGGCGGAGCAGCTGCAAGCGAGTGTGCAGCGGAACGAGGATCTCCTAACCGCCGGCGAGCTTCACCAGGAGGAGGATCACCAGGCACGCAACGCTAGCCTCGATAATTGCGAACTGAAGCTGGCCGgagcggaggaggagctgcaggcGCTCCAAACCAAGCTCACCGTCAGCCAGGCCAAGCTGGAGGTGGCCGAGCAGCGGGAGAAATCCCTCCAGCTGGCCTCCTTTGAGCCCGTTCTGCAGGCCATCAAGCAGTTTCAGTCCTCTCGAGGGCCAAAGGAGGATCGTTAG
- the LOC108062320 gene encoding uncharacterized protein, producing the protein MRRHLNFFAGCKTLLSQKIRSNREQFDYMATDKTPTPGAQVLHRTRTRSARRRDSSGATPSPRSRRTGSGQLQRRLRRLIVAERSGRKRSSRDQETDMSASGRRTPLWLWAALVVLVIGAGVGLCLQLDDNFLESYKNQYHSIVHNRDNYCDRGQRLGHMVQQARRHVLHQDGALEQLEQALDSPSRQIIALVGSSGVGKSLTAGILRNHFPWPENVRTLSWSGARSVRRLEGLLTQLAYCGQNLIVVDNMEPADAEHVPAISELIKAHDEIANRTEQPHLKQLTVLLVFSVNRLQGDEEFEAEMETLRRLPRSHVITYAALEAIHLVDCIRREAQNARLQLEDDQVEEIIRGSDARASGCKSIPAKVLLYGRPIAEETQETDVDHPTD; encoded by the exons ATGAGgcggcatttaaatttttttgccgGTTGCAAAACGCTGCTTTCCCAAAAAA TTCGTAGCAACCGCGAGCAATTCGATTATATGGCCACGGACAAAACGCCAACGCCGGGTGCCCAGGTGCTCCACCGGACGAGGACGCGATCCGCCAGGCGGCGGGACTCCAGCGGCGCCACCCCCTCGCCGAGAAGCCGGCGCACGGGCAGTGGTCAGCTGCAGCGGCGCCTCCGCCGCCTGATTGTCGCCGAGCGGAGCGGCCGGAAGCGCTCCAGTCGCGACCAGGAGACGGACATGTCCGCCTCCGGCCGGAGGACGCCCCTGTGGCTCTGGGCAGCCCTGGTCGTCCTGGTTATCGGCGCCGGCGTGGGCCTGTGCCTGCAGCTCGATGACAACTTCCTGGAGAGCTACAAGAACCAGTACCATTCGATCGTCCACAACCGGGACAACTACTGCGATCGCGGCCAGCGGCTGGGCCACATGGTCCAGCAGGCCCGGCGCCACGTCCTCCACCAGGATGGGGCCCTGGAGCAGCTGGAACAAGCGCTGGACAGCCCCAGTCGCCAG ATCATCGCCTTGGTGGGCTCCTCTGGCGTGGGCAAGAGCCTCACGGCGGGCATCCTGCGCAATCACTTTCCCTGGCCCGAAAATGTGAGGACGCTCTCGTGGAGCGGCGCTCGATCCGTGCGCCGTTTGGAGGGCCTGCTGACGCAGCTGGCTTATTGCGGCCAGAATCTAATAGTGGTGGACAACATGGAGCCAGCGGATGCCGAGCATGTGCCGGCCATCAGTGAACTGATCAAGGCGCACGACGAGATCGCCAACCGAACCGAGCAGCCGCACCTGAAGCAGCTAACCGTGCTGCTCGTCTTCAGCGTGAATCGCCTGCAGGGCGACGAGGAGTTTGAGGCGGAAATGGAGACCCTGCGCCGACTGCCACGCAGCCATGTCATCACCTATGCCGCGCTGGAAGCCATTCATCTGGTCGACTGCATCCGGAGGGAAGCGCAGAACGCGCGGCTGCAACTGGAGGACGATCAGGTGGAGGAGATAATCAGGGGAAGCGATGCTCGCGCCTCTGGCTGCAAGTCCATTCCGGCCAAAGTTCTGCTCTACGGCAGGCCAATCGCAGAGGAAACTCAGGAGACTGACGTGGACCATCCAACAGACTGA
- the DENR gene encoding density-regulated protein homolog — protein MTNEDAGTNSVADRLQVGPREGVTYPIQMKYCGHCTMPIEYCEYYPEYEKCKDWLERHMPDDFERLKIEEEAAAADGTDDDKKRQKRGGKGLLRVKKKEDVPKRICVSRAARGKKKSVTVVTGLSTFDIDLKVAAKFFGTKFACGSSVTGDDEIVIQGDVKDDLFDVIPEKWAEIDEDVIEDLGDQKRT, from the exons ATGACGAACGAGGACGCGGGCACCAACAGCGTCGCCGACCGCCTGCAGGTGGGTCCGCGCGAGGGGGTCACCTATCCGATCCAGATGAAGTACTGCGGCCACTGCACGATGCCCATTGAG TACTGCGAGTACTATCCGGAGTACGAGAAGTGCAAGGACTGGCTGGAGCGGCACATGCCCGACGACTTCGAGCGGCTGAAGatcgaggaggaggcggccgCCGCCGACGGGACGGATGACGACAAGAAGCGCCAGAAGCGCGGCGGCAAGGGACTCCTCCGCGTGAAGAAGAAGGAGGACGTGCCCAAGCGCATCTGCGTCTCGCGGGCGGCGCGCGGCAAGAAGAAGTCGGTCACCGTGGTCACAGGACTGAGCACTTTCG ACATCGATCTCAAGGTGGCCGCCAAGTTCTTTGGCACCAAGTTCGCCTGCGGCTCCTCGGTGACCGGCGACGACGAGATCGTCATCCAGGGCGACGTCAAGGACGACTTGTTCGACGTGATACCCGAGAAGTGGGCCGAGATCGACGAGGATGTCATCGAGGATTTGGGCGATCAGAAGCGAACATGA
- the LOC108062315 gene encoding uncharacterized protein, whose protein sequence is MSSSLSAFYQSSLTFWSHLFHLLLQFVHLQFNCWNRHTSKEQRPEEPTCQMEAFVEEQRRRVQRKAEEYAKVELLHRLLVRQQLQELEQRRLIRLALARRRLDYSS, encoded by the coding sequence ATGTCCTCCAGCCTGTCCGCATTCTATCAATCCTCACTGACCTTCTGGAGCCACCTGTTCcatctgctgctgcagttcgtCCACTTGCAGTTCAACTGCTGGAATCGCCACACTTCAAAGGAACAACGGCCGGAGGAACCCACCTGCCAAATGGAGGCCTTTGTGGAGGAGCAGCGGAGGCGGGTGCAGCGGAAGGCCGAGGAGTACGCCAAGGTGGAGCTACTGCATCGCCTGCTCGTCCGGCAGCAACTGCAGGAACTGGAGCAGCGGCGACTCATCCGATTGGCCCTCGCCCGCCGGCGTCTCGACTACTCGAGTTAG